A region from the Bacteroidota bacterium genome encodes:
- a CDS encoding AAA family ATPase codes for MIINSNKHQNLIQDELTYQTNEFEKLLRKQAAKMFVDGQLYLCRYQGFDEARGNLIVKFDHKICLPPRKNEHFQCFVSEMQNDAVRNWGGLTYKDLRTKVNAQFESKTVFFTYEKDHSIVGLSGVKVEDVEKYQKDALVFLAPTDPPLNYLLNLLNFLKETPANSNEILSLDINEAKWKPIPLVVNEDIVTNIQTDLIQNEIIIIQGPPGTGKTYLMSQLCSAFLKTDYRILVTALTNRALVELAEKEHLKTGLAEGKIFKSALTADESKNKKIRGIKAFKSISQQKPQMLLSTYYIMSQIASKAMVDDHFDYIIIEEASQAFLSTIALARKLGKKCIIIGDIKQLEPIFHKEYAPEDINNYHWMVCGLKAISYYLPNTKQYILTDSYRLTQNSVDATNSFYSGMLKSKSDAQLPLNFSQFPLLKNTFQTNGGTSLKMFELPDGRIPSGECSKFIVELVNELKQYNAKAEIAVLAFNRDTIRFLQKEIFSKCSNTEDVLVETIDRIQGLTTDFCIFFIPTESIPFALQINRFNVATSRARLCTLLIADKDILHFTTISEEVSNYFKLILNIS; via the coding sequence ATGATTATCAATAGTAATAAACACCAAAATCTTATTCAGGATGAATTAACCTATCAAACAAATGAGTTTGAAAAGCTACTTAGGAAACAAGCTGCTAAAATGTTTGTTGATGGTCAACTGTATTTATGCCGTTACCAGGGTTTTGATGAAGCGAGGGGTAATCTGATTGTTAAGTTTGATCATAAGATATGTTTACCTCCAAGAAAAAACGAGCACTTTCAGTGTTTCGTTTCCGAGATGCAGAACGATGCGGTGAGAAATTGGGGCGGTTTAACCTACAAAGATTTAAGAACAAAAGTTAATGCACAATTTGAATCAAAAACGGTTTTCTTCACTTATGAAAAGGATCACTCCATTGTTGGCTTGTCCGGTGTAAAGGTTGAAGATGTCGAAAAATATCAGAAGGATGCATTGGTATTTTTAGCACCCACCGACCCACCACTAAATTATCTATTGAATCTTCTAAATTTCTTAAAGGAAACACCTGCAAATTCAAATGAGATATTGTCCTTAGATATTAATGAAGCAAAATGGAAACCTATACCATTAGTTGTCAATGAAGATATTGTAACAAACATTCAAACCGATTTAATTCAAAATGAAATAATCATCATACAAGGTCCACCCGGCACAGGTAAAACGTATCTGATGTCACAACTTTGTAGTGCCTTTTTAAAAACAGATTACAGGATATTAGTAACTGCTCTAACCAACAGGGCTTTAGTTGAATTGGCAGAAAAAGAGCATCTGAAAACAGGATTAGCAGAAGGTAAAATATTTAAATCAGCTCTGACTGCCGATGAATCAAAGAACAAGAAAATAAGAGGTATAAAGGCTTTTAAAAGCATTAGTCAACAGAAGCCTCAAATGTTATTGTCTACCTACTACATCATGTCTCAGATTGCTTCAAAGGCAATGGTTGATGATCATTTTGATTACATTATTATCGAAGAAGCAAGTCAGGCGTTTTTATCTACGATTGCATTAGCGAGAAAGCTGGGTAAGAAATGTATAATCATAGGCGACATAAAACAGCTTGAACCTATTTTTCATAAAGAATATGCACCTGAGGACATCAACAATTACCACTGGATGGTTTGCGGCCTAAAAGCGATAAGTTACTATTTGCCAAATACAAAGCAATACATACTTACCGATTCATACCGGCTAACACAAAACAGTGTTGATGCAACTAACTCTTTTTATTCTGGGATGTTAAAGAGCAAATCAGATGCCCAGCTCCCATTGAACTTCAGTCAGTTTCCATTGCTAAAAAATACATTCCAAACTAATGGGGGTACTTCATTAAAGATGTTTGAATTACCAGATGGTCGAATACCTTCAGGCGAGTGCTCTAAATTTATTGTTGAATTGGTTAATGAGTTAAAGCAATATAATGCTAAAGCTGAAATCGCTGTATTGGCATTTAACCGGGATACAATTCGTTTTCTACAAAAAGAGATTTTTTCCAAATGCTCAAATACAGAAGATGTATTGGTAGAAACGATAGACAGAATACAAGGCTTAACAACAGACTTCTGTATTTTCTTCATACCAACTGAAAGCATACCGTTTGCATTACAAATAAACAGGTTTAACGTAGCTACTTCCAGAGCCAGGCTTTGCACATTGCTTATCGCAGACAAAGACATACTTCACTTTACAACGATTTCGGAAGAGGTGTCAAACTATTTTAAACTTATCCTAAATATTAGTTGA